In a genomic window of Dyadobacter fermentans DSM 18053:
- a CDS encoding SusC/RagA family TonB-linked outer membrane protein: MRKKLPDTQQKTGTALRRGLAVILACLMFVQPLLAATPRSIQGIEEVKISLDLKEVTLQNAFIAIEKKSDFKFITTIERIDKKRKVSIHAEKKPVKEVLESILNGTGLGYTQVDNNIVISNKTAERATGQVIAPAPTAIQLAKEIKGTVKDNAGAGIPGTNILVKGSNVGTTTGADGTYAINVPDENAVLVFSSIGYVSQEVTVGGQTTIDITLVEDVKQLGEVVVTALGIERNAKTLTYATQQIDGKKLTDVRDANFVNTLSGKVAGAVITQGSSGPGSATRVVLRGNRSIAGNNNALFVVDGVPIDNTARGQVTSDFGGINGSDGAANINPDDIESMNILKGAAASALYGSRAANGVIMITTKKGKAGKVSADINSGVVVETPFLLPKLQNTYGQGSGGVESTNSSQSWGPAMQTYPNNISDFYRNAISTNNSIGVSAGSEKIQTYLSYTNNANQGILRNNKLMRHTFNLRLNTQITKRLSADAKITYINSDIQNKPRSGEESSVTMNLYKIPRSVDLNQYKNFEDAAGKPTYWASSGIYMNPYWTINRTFESEKRNRVISLGSVKYELTDWLNVQGRISYDWYADRVNRGFYNNTLLFAGSGGSYWDWTAETVERNMDVIVSGNNNLGKDLHLTYNFGAGQTYQKYSQVGGTTTGLTVPNFFDLSFAAALTQLTAFSQKELQYVFGTASLSYRDFITVDGSVRNDWSSTLPKPYSYAYFSFGGNVILTEAFKLPEVISFAKLRGSWAQVGNDTDPYRLLQTYTFTQGGNGGGYINRNTTRPAENLKPEISSSTEFGLDLRLFSGKLGLDFTYYNTNTVNQLLTLPQATPTGFQNQFINAGKINNKGFEISLTASPLKGKSLTWDATLNFARNVNKIIELHPSIKTANLGGNTRTTTAIVREGGSYGDLQAFGWKKDANGNYVVNAKGLPVATAFDNIVGNFNPKFTIGFNNSFSYKNFVFSFLVDGRVGGVMTSGTDGNLAYDGTADYTEAHRQGGWVLPGVTETGEQNNVAIDAQTFWQTVSQGRYTWGEFFTYSTTNFRLREATLGYNIPTPPGLFIKSLRLSLTARNLFFIYRGYAKMDIPGLAKRKLPFDPDVNLGAGNFQGSEYGALPSTRTVGLNLKVGF; the protein is encoded by the coding sequence ATGCGAAAAAAGTTACCCGACACCCAACAGAAAACAGGAACGGCGCTCAGGCGAGGCTTGGCTGTGATCCTGGCATGTTTGATGTTCGTTCAACCGCTCCTTGCAGCAACGCCCCGGTCGATTCAGGGGATCGAGGAGGTCAAGATCTCGCTGGATCTGAAAGAAGTGACCCTTCAGAATGCCTTCATCGCGATTGAAAAGAAAAGCGATTTCAAGTTCATCACCACCATCGAGCGTATCGACAAAAAACGGAAGGTGTCTATCCACGCGGAGAAAAAACCGGTGAAGGAAGTGCTGGAAAGCATCCTGAACGGCACCGGACTGGGCTACACGCAGGTGGATAACAACATCGTGATCAGCAACAAAACTGCTGAAAGAGCCACCGGACAGGTGATCGCACCTGCTCCCACCGCCATTCAGCTCGCAAAGGAGATCAAGGGCACCGTGAAAGACAATGCCGGAGCGGGCATTCCGGGCACGAACATCCTCGTGAAAGGCTCCAACGTAGGGACCACTACCGGCGCGGACGGCACGTACGCGATCAATGTGCCCGACGAAAACGCCGTGCTGGTGTTTTCGTCGATAGGCTATGTATCGCAGGAAGTGACCGTAGGCGGCCAAACCACGATCGACATTACGCTGGTGGAAGATGTGAAGCAGCTCGGCGAGGTGGTGGTAACGGCATTGGGTATCGAACGTAATGCCAAAACGCTCACCTACGCGACGCAGCAGATCGACGGTAAAAAGCTCACCGACGTGCGCGACGCGAACTTTGTGAACACCCTCTCCGGTAAAGTGGCCGGCGCGGTGATCACACAGGGTTCGTCGGGCCCCGGTTCCGCAACCCGCGTGGTACTGCGCGGTAACCGTTCTATTGCCGGTAACAACAATGCATTGTTCGTGGTGGACGGTGTGCCGATCGACAACACGGCGCGCGGCCAGGTAACGAGCGATTTCGGTGGTATCAACGGCTCCGATGGTGCCGCGAACATCAACCCGGACGACATCGAGTCGATGAACATCCTGAAAGGTGCGGCAGCTTCGGCATTGTACGGCAGCCGGGCAGCCAACGGGGTGATCATGATTACAACTAAAAAAGGTAAGGCCGGCAAGGTAAGCGCGGACATTAACTCCGGCGTGGTGGTAGAAACGCCATTTTTGCTGCCTAAGCTTCAAAACACTTACGGACAGGGCAGTGGCGGTGTGGAAAGTACCAATTCCAGCCAGAGCTGGGGTCCTGCCATGCAGACCTATCCGAACAACATCAGCGATTTCTACCGCAATGCGATCTCGACCAACAATTCGATCGGCGTTTCGGCCGGCTCGGAAAAGATCCAGACGTATTTGTCTTATACCAACAATGCCAACCAGGGTATTCTGCGGAACAACAAGCTCATGCGGCATACCTTCAACCTCCGTTTGAACACACAGATTACCAAGCGCCTCTCGGCCGATGCCAAAATCACCTATATCAACTCCGACATTCAGAACAAACCACGTTCGGGTGAAGAGAGCTCTGTAACCATGAACTTGTACAAAATCCCGCGCAGCGTGGATTTGAACCAATACAAAAATTTCGAGGACGCCGCAGGTAAACCTACTTACTGGGCAAGCTCGGGCATTTACATGAACCCTTACTGGACGATCAACCGCACGTTCGAATCGGAAAAACGTAACCGCGTGATTTCCCTGGGTTCTGTTAAATATGAACTGACTGACTGGCTGAACGTGCAAGGCCGGATCAGCTACGACTGGTATGCCGACCGAGTGAATCGTGGTTTTTACAATAATACTTTGCTTTTTGCAGGATCGGGCGGCTCCTACTGGGACTGGACGGCCGAAACTGTGGAACGCAACATGGACGTGATCGTTTCGGGTAATAACAATCTGGGTAAAGACCTGCACCTAACCTACAACTTCGGTGCCGGCCAGACTTACCAAAAATATTCGCAGGTAGGCGGCACCACGACCGGCCTTACCGTGCCTAACTTCTTCGACCTTTCGTTTGCCGCCGCATTGACACAGCTGACTGCATTCAGCCAGAAAGAGCTGCAATATGTGTTTGGAACGGCGTCATTGTCGTACCGCGACTTCATCACGGTTGACGGCTCGGTTCGCAACGACTGGTCTTCGACATTGCCTAAGCCTTATTCATACGCCTACTTCTCATTCGGCGGTAATGTGATCCTCACGGAAGCATTCAAACTGCCGGAAGTGATCAGCTTCGCAAAACTGCGCGGATCGTGGGCGCAGGTGGGTAACGACACCGACCCTTATCGTTTGCTGCAAACCTACACATTCACGCAGGGTGGCAATGGCGGCGGTTATATCAACCGCAACACAACCCGTCCGGCCGAGAACCTGAAACCGGAGATTTCGTCTTCAACGGAGTTTGGTCTGGATCTGCGCTTGTTCTCGGGCAAACTGGGATTGGATTTTACCTACTACAATACCAACACGGTGAACCAGCTGCTCACATTGCCGCAAGCTACGCCGACCGGCTTCCAGAACCAGTTCATCAATGCGGGTAAAATCAACAACAAAGGTTTCGAGATTTCATTGACCGCCTCGCCATTGAAGGGCAAATCGCTGACCTGGGACGCGACGCTCAACTTCGCGCGCAACGTGAACAAGATCATCGAACTGCACCCGAGCATCAAAACCGCCAACCTCGGCGGAAACACCCGCACTACCACGGCCATCGTACGTGAAGGCGGCTCATACGGGGATTTGCAGGCATTTGGCTGGAAAAAAGACGCAAATGGCAATTACGTCGTGAATGCGAAAGGACTTCCGGTTGCAACGGCATTCGATAACATCGTAGGTAACTTCAACCCTAAATTCACGATTGGCTTCAACAACTCGTTCTCTTACAAAAACTTCGTATTTAGCTTCCTCGTGGATGGCCGCGTGGGTGGCGTCATGACTTCCGGAACCGATGGTAACCTCGCTTACGACGGTACCGCCGACTACACCGAAGCGCACCGCCAGGGCGGCTGGGTATTGCCTGGCGTGACCGAAACCGGCGAGCAGAACAATGTTGCGATCGACGCGCAGACATTCTGGCAAACCGTTTCGCAGGGCCGTTATACCTGGGGAGAGTTCTTCACCTACTCCACCACGAACTTCCGTTTGAGAGAGGCGACATTGGGCTACAACATCCCTACCCCTCCGGGATTGTTCATCAAATCGCTGCGCCTTTCGCTCACTGCTCGTAACCTGTTCTTCATTTATCGCGGCTATGCGAAAATGGATATTCCGGGACTTGCAAAACGTAAACTTCCATTCGATCCGGACGTGAACCTCGGTGCAGGTAACTTCCAGGGATCGGAATATGGAGCCCTCCCTTCAACACGTACTGTTGGTTTGAATTTGAAAGTTGGATTCTAA
- a CDS encoding FecR family protein, protein MSDHTPWPLIAKYLAGECNPEEKLAMEWWLEDYDNLRMFRRIEAAWKQEKEPENDPAHNLESGLARLHARMAEHAEVPAQALSGTSRLVKLSSWLAAASIVLAIGLGYFLVNRPHSGHSNAGIAMETRTSGSKEIVSIELSDGTQVWLNKNSKIEYPKAFDGDERAVYLQGEAFFEVVPNPDKPFIVKCDKLSTRVLGTSFDVKAYNGDETASVSVATGKVEVSKEIEEGEPVRITQLTPEQELVINTEKDETYINIVSVANIAPWHLGQLVFRDNTYDEVMQALQERFGKRIVFKSSIGQCRVMASFNSTASLNDVLKLLSMSNSFDYVIGRDVVTITGGTCR, encoded by the coding sequence ATGTCTGATCATACCCCATGGCCCCTTATCGCCAAGTACCTTGCTGGCGAATGCAACCCCGAAGAGAAACTGGCTATGGAATGGTGGCTTGAAGACTATGATAATCTCCGGATGTTCAGGCGGATAGAAGCCGCATGGAAGCAGGAAAAAGAACCGGAAAACGATCCGGCGCATAATCTGGAAAGCGGACTTGCGAGGCTGCATGCCCGCATGGCGGAACATGCAGAAGTGCCCGCCCAGGCCCTTTCCGGCACGTCCAGGCTTGTGAAGCTCAGTTCCTGGCTGGCCGCGGCGAGCATTGTACTGGCAATCGGATTGGGCTATTTCCTGGTGAACAGGCCGCACAGCGGCCATTCGAATGCCGGCATTGCGATGGAAACCCGCACCAGCGGCTCGAAAGAAATTGTGAGTATCGAACTGTCCGACGGGACGCAGGTTTGGCTCAATAAAAACAGTAAAATCGAATACCCGAAAGCGTTCGACGGGGACGAAAGAGCGGTTTACCTGCAAGGAGAAGCGTTTTTTGAGGTAGTCCCGAACCCGGACAAACCATTTATCGTGAAGTGCGACAAGCTGTCCACGCGGGTTTTGGGGACGTCGTTCGATGTAAAAGCCTATAATGGGGACGAGACTGCATCGGTGTCGGTTGCGACCGGAAAAGTAGAGGTTAGCAAGGAAATCGAGGAAGGCGAGCCGGTCCGGATTACGCAACTGACGCCCGAGCAGGAACTCGTGATCAATACAGAAAAAGACGAAACGTATATAAATATCGTTAGCGTCGCAAACATTGCGCCGTGGCACCTGGGCCAGCTTGTTTTCCGGGACAATACTTACGACGAGGTAATGCAGGCATTGCAGGAGCGCTTCGGCAAACGGATTGTTTTTAAAAGCAGTATTGGTCAATGCCGTGTAATGGCCAGTTTCAATTCCACTGCATCATTAAATGATGTGCTAAAACTATTGAGTATGTCCAATTCTTTCGACTATGTGATCGGCCGGGACGTCGTCACGATCACCGGGGGGACGTGCCGTTAG
- a CDS encoding RNA polymerase sigma factor, translating to MMNGQDDLLLISLIKQGDNRALDCLFRKYYYSLCRFATYLNNRKDLAEEVVADVFFKIWEKRESLTVEKNVRSYLFTATRHTCINYMKQEKYVMEELNDDMIEETPGPDDELMYHELETRITDLINYLPQKRKAIFQLNRFEGFTYNEIAEILSLSAKTVENQMGKAIKQLKLLQKTYQI from the coding sequence ATGATGAACGGCCAGGATGATTTGCTTCTTATTTCCCTGATCAAGCAAGGAGATAACCGGGCGCTCGATTGCCTTTTCCGGAAATACTATTATTCACTTTGCCGTTTTGCCACTTACCTGAACAACCGCAAAGACCTGGCCGAAGAAGTCGTGGCCGACGTATTTTTCAAGATCTGGGAAAAGCGCGAAAGCCTCACGGTTGAAAAGAATGTCCGGTCGTACCTCTTCACCGCCACCCGCCACACCTGCATTAATTACATGAAGCAGGAAAAGTATGTGATGGAGGAGCTCAACGACGATATGATCGAAGAAACGCCCGGCCCGGACGATGAACTGATGTACCACGAGCTCGAAACGCGCATTACCGACCTGATCAACTACCTCCCCCAGAAAAGAAAAGCGATTTTTCAACTGAACCGGTTTGAAGGTTTTACCTACAACGAAATCGCTGAAATCCTCTCCCTTTCCGCTAAAACCGTAGAAAATCAAATGGGTAAGGCCATTAAGCAGCTGAAACTTCTGCAAAAAACTTATCAGATTTAA
- a CDS encoding aminotransferase class V-fold PLP-dependent enzyme, producing MINRRDLIKHLSAFPLLGGFLGNGTAEAAGLLAKAPARNLAKELGIRTFINAAGTYTAMTGSLMQDEVVATIQGAAKEFMMLDEVQTKVGEKIAAITHAESAVVTAGCFSALTLGLAGVLTGMDQKKVEALPHLEGTGMKSEVIIQKGHNIGYSHALTNTGCKIIQVETAEELQKAINEKTALMWFLHIQSDKGQINHQQWVEIAKKNGIPTMIDMAADVPPVENLWRFNDMGFDLVCVSGGKAMRGPQSAGILMGKKQFIDAARLSMPPRGSTIGRGMKVNKEEILGMYVALDNFVKMDHKKEWKTWEDRVATIENAVKSVKGVMTEVTVPELGNHTPTLKVSWDAAKVSLPVKTLQESLRKGNPSIEVMAGENNSLSITTWMLKSGEEKIVASRLKEELSKAVV from the coding sequence ATGATCAACCGTAGAGATTTAATCAAGCATTTGTCCGCTTTCCCGCTCCTGGGCGGATTTTTGGGCAATGGCACGGCCGAAGCAGCCGGCCTGCTCGCGAAGGCACCCGCACGTAACCTCGCCAAGGAACTGGGCATCCGCACGTTCATCAATGCCGCAGGAACTTACACCGCCATGACCGGCTCGCTCATGCAGGACGAAGTAGTGGCAACGATCCAGGGCGCAGCGAAGGAGTTCATGATGCTCGATGAAGTCCAGACGAAAGTAGGCGAGAAAATCGCCGCCATTACCCACGCCGAATCGGCCGTGGTGACGGCCGGCTGTTTCTCCGCGCTCACGCTCGGCCTCGCTGGCGTGCTCACGGGCATGGACCAAAAGAAAGTAGAAGCCCTGCCGCACCTGGAAGGCACCGGCATGAAATCGGAAGTGATTATCCAGAAAGGCCATAACATCGGCTACTCGCATGCATTGACCAACACCGGCTGTAAAATCATCCAGGTTGAAACTGCGGAAGAATTGCAGAAGGCGATCAACGAGAAAACCGCATTGATGTGGTTCCTGCACATCCAGTCGGATAAGGGGCAAATCAACCACCAGCAATGGGTGGAAATCGCTAAAAAGAACGGAATACCCACCATGATCGACATGGCTGCCGACGTGCCGCCGGTCGAAAACCTCTGGCGCTTCAACGACATGGGCTTCGACCTCGTGTGCGTATCGGGCGGAAAAGCGATGCGCGGGCCGCAAAGCGCGGGTATCCTGATGGGCAAAAAGCAGTTCATCGACGCTGCCCGCCTGAGCATGCCGCCGCGTGGCTCCACCATCGGGCGCGGTATGAAAGTGAATAAAGAGGAGATCCTCGGCATGTACGTCGCGCTCGACAATTTTGTCAAAATGGATCACAAAAAAGAGTGGAAAACCTGGGAAGACCGCGTGGCGACGATCGAGAATGCAGTCAAAAGTGTGAAGGGGGTCATGACCGAAGTGACTGTACCTGAACTCGGTAACCACACACCTACATTGAAAGTATCGTGGGATGCCGCCAAAGTGAGCCTGCCTGTGAAGACATTGCAGGAAAGCTTGCGCAAAGGCAACCCGTCTATTGAAGTAATGGCCGGCGAAAACAATTCGCTCAGCATTACCACCTGGATGCTCAAATCGGGCGAGGAGAAAATCGTGGCATCCAGACTGAAAGAAGAACTGTCGAAAGCAGTTGTTTAA
- a CDS encoding amidohydrolase/deacetylase family metallohydrolase has protein sequence MQHRSTLIIFLACLLGVACHAQTYSILIKGGTVIDPKNNINQVMDVGILDGKIKKVAKDIDPKEARQVVDAKGMYVTPGLIDIHGHVFFGTEPNHYLSNGLVALPPDGFTFRVGVTTIVDAGGAGWDSFSEFKNNVIFNSKTRVLSFLNIVGQGMRGGAWEQDTADMDPNLAAGVAIKNRNDVVGFKVAHFMGKDWKPVDNAVKAGKLANMPVMIDFGGNTPPLPLEELFMKHLRPGDIYTHAYTLLEGNVRETIVDEATQKVKPFAIEARKKGIVFDVGYGGASFNYSQAIPAMKAGFHPTTISTDLHTGSMNGSMKDMLSIMSKFYNMGMDLPAVIRASTWEPAKVIHREQLGHISEGAIADVAVFSMRKGNFGFYDKTGYKVEGKEKLECELTVMGGKIVYDLNGITQPIYLTK, from the coding sequence ATGCAACACAGGTCCACCCTTATCATTTTCCTGGCCTGTCTGCTCGGCGTGGCCTGCCACGCGCAGACGTACAGCATCCTGATCAAAGGCGGCACGGTGATCGACCCGAAGAATAACATCAATCAGGTGATGGATGTGGGTATTCTCGACGGGAAGATCAAAAAAGTGGCGAAGGATATCGATCCGAAAGAGGCCCGCCAGGTGGTGGATGCCAAAGGGATGTATGTCACACCCGGATTGATCGATATTCATGGACATGTGTTTTTTGGTACCGAGCCAAACCATTATCTAAGTAATGGTTTGGTGGCGTTACCACCCGACGGTTTTACCTTCCGCGTCGGCGTGACGACGATCGTCGACGCGGGCGGTGCCGGCTGGGATTCGTTTTCGGAGTTTAAAAACAATGTGATTTTTAATTCCAAAACCCGCGTGCTCTCCTTCCTGAACATCGTGGGCCAGGGAATGCGGGGCGGGGCCTGGGAGCAGGACACCGCCGATATGGACCCGAACCTGGCCGCCGGCGTGGCGATCAAAAACCGCAACGATGTGGTCGGTTTTAAAGTCGCGCATTTCATGGGCAAAGACTGGAAACCGGTGGATAATGCCGTGAAAGCCGGTAAGCTGGCCAACATGCCGGTTATGATCGATTTCGGCGGCAACACGCCTCCCCTTCCGCTCGAAGAGCTGTTTATGAAACACCTTCGCCCGGGCGACATTTATACACATGCATACACCTTGCTCGAAGGCAATGTAAGAGAAACCATCGTGGATGAAGCCACGCAAAAAGTGAAACCTTTCGCCATTGAGGCCCGCAAAAAAGGCATCGTGTTCGACGTAGGCTATGGCGGCGCAAGCTTTAACTACTCCCAGGCGATCCCGGCCATGAAAGCCGGTTTTCACCCCACCACCATCAGCACCGACCTCCACACCGGCAGCATGAACGGCTCGATGAAGGATATGCTCAGCATTATGTCGAAGTTTTACAATATGGGCATGGACCTGCCGGCGGTGATCAGGGCCAGCACCTGGGAACCCGCCAAAGTGATCCATCGCGAGCAACTCGGCCACATTTCGGAAGGAGCGATCGCAGACGTAGCCGTTTTCTCAATGCGCAAAGGCAATTTCGGTTTTTACGATAAAACCGGCTACAAAGTGGAAGGCAAAGAAAAACTCGAATGCGAGCTAACCGTCATGGGCGGAAAAATTGTATACGACCTGAACGGAATTACTCAGCCGATATATTTGACGAAGTAG
- a CDS encoding SusD/RagB family nutrient-binding outer membrane lipoprotein, whose product MKLALNKYIRATTLGVLTGSAMVVAGCTGDFEELNTSRTALTSITDAELPYVFSRAQQQSSYAAGTYQTAQNLFADLFAQYFATTTPNFQSDRYFMHPTWIDSHWNPVYTQVVPQLQILFEKLDKSTAQYALANIWWVFSFHRVTDYYGPIPYSEAGKLSTPIKYDSQEEIYNDFFKRLAEATELLKGKTSEKPYGTYDIVYGGDVNKWIKFANTLRLRLALRISKANPAKAKTEAEAAIAGGLLTEVADNAYMSKSLLGGDNNGLATISGWGEFRMSAAMESVLKGYEDPRIGIYFQPAFNTKSYEGLRNGLGPTELAVAANSNDNNSNIGERWIRNTGGGSAWDRQLAVKQDVMHTAEAYFLLAEAALNGWNTGTGTAQSFYEKGIQASMEGWGISGAQVTTYINSTKTPVAPGDQQQSPAMSNIPVKWGATEAVQREQIATQKWLALYPDGIEAWAEFRRTRLPKLYRVVNSVNTDVPTTAVVRRIPFLLQEKQNNGQAVEAAVQLLGGPDNAATPLWWDKN is encoded by the coding sequence ATGAAATTAGCATTGAATAAATATATCAGAGCAACCACATTGGGCGTCCTCACCGGCTCGGCCATGGTCGTGGCAGGTTGTACCGGTGATTTCGAAGAATTGAACACCAGCCGCACGGCGCTCACCTCCATTACCGACGCAGAACTTCCTTACGTGTTCTCGCGGGCCCAGCAGCAATCGTCGTACGCGGCAGGAACTTACCAAACGGCCCAAAACCTGTTTGCCGACCTGTTTGCACAATATTTCGCCACGACCACGCCCAACTTCCAGTCGGACCGCTACTTTATGCACCCGACCTGGATCGACAGCCACTGGAACCCGGTTTACACTCAGGTAGTGCCGCAGCTCCAAATTCTGTTCGAAAAACTCGACAAATCGACGGCGCAGTACGCATTGGCCAATATCTGGTGGGTATTCTCGTTCCACCGCGTAACCGATTACTACGGCCCGATCCCCTATTCGGAAGCAGGCAAGCTTAGCACGCCCATTAAGTACGATTCGCAGGAAGAGATTTACAATGATTTCTTCAAACGCCTTGCCGAAGCCACCGAGCTGCTGAAAGGCAAAACGAGCGAAAAACCTTACGGCACTTACGACATCGTGTATGGCGGTGATGTGAACAAATGGATCAAGTTTGCGAACACACTCCGCCTCCGCCTGGCGCTGCGTATCTCGAAAGCCAATCCTGCCAAGGCGAAAACCGAAGCCGAAGCGGCCATTGCCGGCGGCCTGCTCACCGAAGTTGCTGATAATGCTTACATGTCCAAAAGCCTGCTGGGTGGAGATAACAACGGCCTGGCGACCATTTCGGGCTGGGGCGAGTTCCGCATGAGCGCCGCAATGGAGTCCGTTTTGAAGGGTTATGAAGATCCGCGCATCGGCATTTACTTCCAGCCGGCCTTCAATACCAAATCGTACGAAGGCCTGCGCAATGGCCTCGGCCCAACCGAACTGGCCGTGGCTGCGAACAGCAACGACAACAATTCCAATATCGGAGAGCGCTGGATCCGCAACACCGGCGGCGGCTCGGCATGGGACCGCCAATTGGCTGTGAAACAGGACGTAATGCACACCGCAGAGGCCTATTTCCTCCTCGCGGAAGCTGCATTGAACGGCTGGAATACCGGTACCGGAACGGCACAATCGTTTTACGAAAAGGGCATTCAGGCGTCAATGGAAGGCTGGGGCATCAGCGGTGCTCAGGTGACTACCTATATCAACAGCACAAAAACGCCTGTGGCACCGGGCGATCAGCAACAGTCGCCGGCGATGTCCAACATCCCGGTGAAATGGGGCGCAACCGAAGCGGTGCAGAGAGAGCAGATCGCAACCCAGAAATGGTTGGCGCTCTATCCCGACGGCATCGAAGCGTGGGCGGAGTTCCGTCGCACGCGTCTGCCTAAGCTCTACCGCGTTGTCAATTCGGTTAACACCGACGTACCGACCACAGCGGTAGTGAGAAGAATCCCTTTCCTTTTGCAGGAAAAACAAAACAATGGCCAGGCAGTGGAAGCGGCCGTGCAGCTGCTCGGCGGCCCCGACAATGCTGCTACGCCACTCTGGTGGGATAAAAACTGA
- a CDS encoding lactonase family protein, with product MKRTILSFILLLSAMTAFAQKPKKEILYLGTYTQKGEGIYVYEFDRSNFSFKELQVVTSKTSPSFLEFHPNKKYLYAANEGSNAVSAYAIDQASGKLTALNTQPAQGKGPCHVSVDPKGRFIYLSNYGSGDLAVYKLNQDGSIGALADTIQDKGRPDQKPHMHSIIPSADGKYLYASDLGIDKIMVYSIDPQTGKLTPGSVPYAEVKAGDGPRHFAIHPNGNFGYSAGELASVVNSFKIVKGSGALVPFERVTMLPADFTGKSYAADVHFSPDGKFLYASNRGHESLAIYGVDAKTGKLTVAGHADTHGKHPRNFLIDAKGEFAIATNRDNDNAVFFKRDAATGQLTYTGKEISVPTPVCVKQLFLN from the coding sequence ATGAAAAGAACCATTCTTTCATTCATTCTTTTATTGTCGGCTATGACTGCATTTGCACAAAAACCCAAAAAGGAAATACTCTACCTGGGTACCTATACGCAGAAAGGCGAAGGCATTTACGTATACGAATTCGATCGCAGCAACTTTTCTTTTAAGGAATTGCAGGTGGTGACCAGCAAAACCAGCCCGTCGTTCCTCGAATTTCACCCCAATAAAAAATACCTCTATGCCGCCAACGAAGGCAGCAATGCGGTTTCTGCCTATGCCATCGACCAGGCCAGCGGCAAGCTCACGGCATTGAACACCCAGCCTGCGCAAGGCAAAGGCCCATGCCATGTAAGCGTTGACCCAAAGGGGCGTTTCATTTATCTGTCGAACTACGGAAGCGGCGATCTGGCGGTGTATAAACTGAACCAGGATGGCAGCATCGGTGCGCTGGCAGATACGATCCAGGACAAAGGCCGGCCCGACCAGAAGCCGCATATGCACTCTATCATTCCTTCTGCCGACGGGAAATACCTTTACGCTTCGGACCTCGGCATTGACAAAATCATGGTTTATTCCATTGATCCACAAACCGGTAAGCTCACGCCGGGCTCCGTTCCTTACGCAGAAGTGAAAGCCGGCGACGGTCCGCGCCATTTCGCCATTCACCCGAACGGCAATTTCGGGTACTCGGCCGGTGAGCTGGCATCCGTCGTGAACTCGTTCAAGATCGTGAAGGGAAGCGGGGCATTGGTGCCGTTTGAGCGCGTGACGATGCTGCCTGCCGACTTTACCGGCAAAAGCTACGCCGCCGACGTCCATTTTTCGCCGGACGGGAAGTTTCTCTACGCCTCCAACCGCGGGCATGAAAGCCTCGCTATCTACGGCGTCGACGCGAAAACGGGCAAGCTCACCGTTGCCGGACATGCCGATACGCACGGCAAGCATCCGCGCAACTTTCTCATTGACGCAAAAGGAGAGTTTGCCATTGCAACCAACCGCGACAATGACAATGCGGTGTTCTTCAAACGCGACGCCGCTACCGGGCAATTGACTTATACCGGGAAAGAGATCAGCGTGCCTACGCCCGTGTGCGTGAAGCAACTGTTCCTGAACTAA